From a single Methylacidiphilum kamchatkense Kam1 genomic region:
- a CDS encoding cytochrome c oxidase subunit II — translation MIALLLELTGISPNAAEHGHQVDQFMELILWFMLILFVIWSSFFVYSLVKFSSKKHPKASYEGLKADWPKHLEWGVIFVEMVLLFGFSIPLWGKRVLNPPSVAEAIVVEAIAQQFGWLFHYPGADGKLGKRDNFLIDPMNPIGLDKNDPAAKDDIVTMNEMHVPVGKPLLVQIGSKDVVHNFYIIQMRIQRDAIPGLTIPLWFTPIKTGRFEIACGQLCGVGHFAMKGYLVVESQEEYNNWLKQMAEMNAESNNHAQPSVAAKN, via the coding sequence ATGATCGCACTTTTGTTGGAACTTACAGGTATTTCACCAAATGCTGCTGAACATGGACACCAAGTAGATCAATTCATGGAGTTGATCTTATGGTTTATGCTTATTCTTTTTGTTATTTGGTCTTCGTTTTTTGTTTATTCTTTGGTGAAGTTTAGCAGCAAAAAGCATCCCAAAGCCAGTTATGAAGGGTTGAAAGCCGATTGGCCGAAGCATTTGGAATGGGGTGTCATTTTTGTTGAGATGGTTTTACTCTTTGGCTTTTCCATTCCACTATGGGGAAAACGGGTTTTGAATCCACCATCGGTTGCTGAGGCGATTGTAGTGGAGGCGATTGCTCAACAATTTGGATGGCTTTTCCATTATCCTGGAGCTGATGGTAAGCTGGGGAAGCGGGATAATTTTCTTATTGATCCAATGAATCCCATAGGCCTCGATAAAAATGATCCGGCAGCTAAAGATGATATTGTTACAATGAACGAAATGCATGTACCTGTGGGAAAACCTTTACTGGTTCAGATTGGTTCGAAGGATGTGGTCCATAATTTCTATATTATTCAAATGCGAATTCAGAGAGATGCGATCCCTGGATTGACTATACCACTGTGGTTTACTCCCATCAAAACGGGAAGATTTGAGATCGCCTGTGGTCAACTTTGTGGAGTCGGCCATTTTGCCATGAAAGGCTATCTTGTAGTTGAGTCTCAGGAGGAGTATAATAACTGGCTCAAACAGATGGCAGAAATGAATGCAGAGTCTAACAATCATGCTCAACCTTCTGTAGCGGCTAAAAACTGA
- a CDS encoding DUF5069 domain-containing protein: protein MDYDPFDLTQHPPRSPRVRLGGFVLLPRVIDKGRALLKGKIGEYKFNCPMDQKLFSFLQINEKQFLEILSKTSSDKEVLREILKISPPSLASWQIENWSSFLQQSGPSDLESKKFFVSSLEQIAPEREDIVSWFDLLDLDDYVSFGGKP from the coding sequence ATGGATTATGATCCTTTCGATTTAACACAACATCCCCCAAGAAGTCCAAGAGTTCGATTAGGCGGGTTCGTACTGCTCCCTAGAGTGATTGATAAAGGGAGAGCATTGCTCAAAGGAAAGATTGGAGAGTATAAGTTCAATTGTCCAATGGATCAAAAGCTCTTTTCTTTCCTTCAGATTAATGAAAAACAGTTTTTGGAGATTCTCTCTAAAACTTCATCTGATAAAGAAGTTTTGAGAGAAATTTTAAAAATATCTCCTCCTTCACTAGCTTCTTGGCAAATTGAAAACTGGTCTAGTTTTCTGCAGCAAAGCGGCCCTTCAGATCTTGAATCAAAAAAATTTTTTGTATCCTCTCTTGAGCAAATTGCTCCTGAGCGAGAGGATATAGTCAGTTGGTTTGATCTTTTGGATCTAGACGATTATGTCAGCTTTGGAGGAAAGCCTTAA
- a CDS encoding DUF3226 domain-containing protein: MSKAKDNPLFTSKVNNSENRKNIPLTEKDVLIICEGKADKVFLEKLGQYNQINEYEVWSAGGINNFPTKFDAGVANFLINKKPHLILLIADAGPDPNKTLKNIVGQLSVGIKKKSLNFPQSCCEIASNEGYPAVKIHLLPNCNEKGALETLCYSVLKEKNPEIDECIRKYAKCTNTFETWSIEQKDKAYVQCFIASTYPKDPNKSLRYYLEESDKNFNFNHAKLEPLVNVIRNSLEEARQQAD, translated from the coding sequence ATGAGTAAAGCAAAAGATAATCCCCTATTTACTAGTAAAGTGAATAATTCGGAGAATCGAAAAAATATCCCTCTCACAGAAAAAGATGTTCTTATTATTTGCGAAGGAAAGGCAGACAAAGTGTTTCTGGAAAAATTAGGACAGTATAACCAGATCAATGAATATGAAGTATGGAGTGCAGGTGGTATAAATAATTTTCCTACAAAATTTGATGCCGGCGTTGCGAATTTTCTTATCAATAAAAAGCCCCATCTTATATTGCTTATTGCAGATGCAGGACCAGATCCGAATAAGACTTTAAAAAATATTGTAGGCCAACTGAGTGTCGGAATTAAAAAAAAAAGTTTAAATTTTCCGCAGAGTTGCTGTGAAATTGCTTCTAATGAAGGATATCCAGCTGTAAAAATTCACCTCCTGCCGAACTGCAATGAAAAAGGCGCACTGGAAACTCTTTGTTATAGCGTATTGAAAGAAAAGAATCCAGAAATTGATGAGTGTATAAGAAAATATGCCAAATGTACTAATACTTTTGAAACTTGGTCAATAGAACAAAAAGATAAGGCCTATGTACAATGTTTTATAGCTTCTACATATCCAAAAGATCCTAATAAATCGTTACGTTATTATCTGGAAGAATCCGATAAAAATTTCAATTTTAATCATGCTAAATTAGAACCCTTAGTCAATGTTATAAGAAATTCTTTAGAGGAAGCAAGGCAACAAGCCGATTGA